CATCGTGGCGCGCTTTGGCATTCGCAGCCTGCCAACCGTAGTGCTGTTTAAGGACGGTCAACCGGTGGACGGGTTTACCGGCGCACAACCTGAGTCTGCCATTCGAACGATTCTCGAACCGCACGTCCAGTTACCTCTGCCTGCCGCCGCCGACCCATTGGAGCAAGCACAGTTACTGTTTGCCGAAGGCAGCATCGCGGATGCCGAAGCTGTGTTGAAGCATCTGCTCGGCGAAGACAACACCAACACCGCTGCGCTGATTCTGTACGCACGTTGCCTGGCTGAACGCGGTGAGCTGGTCGAAGCTGGCGCAGTGCTCGACGCGGTGAAGGGTGATGAACACAAGGCCGCTCTGGCTGGCGCAAAAGCGCAACTGACGTTCTTGGTTGAAGCGGCGAGCTTGCCGGACGTTGCCGACCTTAAAACCCGTTTGGCGAAAAATCCGCAGGACGATGAGGCCGCTCATCAATTAGCGATTCAGCAACTGTCCCGTCAACAATACGAGGCCGCGCTGGAAGGATTATTGAAGCTGTTCATCCGCAATCGCAGCTATGCTGAAGGTCTCGCGCACAAAACCCTGCTGCAAGTGTTTGACCTGCTGGGCAACGACCACCCGTTGGTCACCACCTATCGCC
The nucleotide sequence above comes from Pseudomonas sp. AB6. Encoded proteins:
- the trxA gene encoding thioredoxin; amino-acid sequence: MSQDTPYIFDATTATFDQLVIEASFHRPVLVDFWAEWCAPCKVLMPLLKKIADEYQGELLLAKVDCDAEQDIVARFGIRSLPTVVLFKDGQPVDGFTGAQPESAIRTILEPHVQLPLPAAADPLEQAQLLFAEGSIADAEAVLKHLLGEDNTNTAALILYARCLAERGELVEAGAVLDAVKGDEHKAALAGAKAQLTFLVEAASLPDVADLKTRLAKNPQDDEAAHQLAIQQLSRQQYEAALEGLLKLFIRNRSYAEGLAHKTLLQVFDLLGNDHPLVTTYRRKLFAALY